Genomic segment of Acidimicrobiales bacterium:
TCCCGGACGCGATCCTCTCGGTCGTCGGGCAGGTCGCCGCGTACGACTACTGGCGCCAACGGGTCACCCTGGTTGACGCCGTCCCGATCCCCGAGGCCGCGCGCGACGACCGGGCGGCGTGTGACGCGCTGTACGACGAGGCGGTGGCCCGCCTCGACGCGTTCGCATCCGAGGGAGCCCGTCCTGCCGACGAGCCCCTCGTCGTGCCCCCCGAGCGCGACGACGAGCTGCCGGAGTACCGCCGGCGCACCTCGGCGGAGATGTTCACCAAGTCCGTCGAGGTCGCCAAGGAGCACATACTCGCCGGCGACATCTTCCAGGTCGTCCTCTCGCAGCGCTTCGAGCTCGACCTCGGCGCCGACCCATTCGACCTGTACCGGTCGTTGCGCCAGGTCAACCCCAGCCCGTACATGTACTTCCTGCGTCACCCGGAGCTGTGCGTCGTCGGCTCGTCGCCGGAGCCGATGGTGCAGCTCCTGTCCGGCAAGGTCATCTCCCGCCCGATCGCAGGCACCCGCCGGCGGGGCCGCACCGACGAGCACGACCGCAAGATGGCAGCCGAGCTGACCGAGCACCCGAAAGAACGAGCGGAGCACGTGATGCTCGTCGACCTCGCTCGCAACGACGTCGGCCGTGTCGTCCGGTACGGCTCCGAGCACGTCGACGAGCTCATGACGCTCGAGCGCTACAGCCACGTGATGCACCTCACGTCGCAGGTGTCCGGCAGCCTTCGCGAGGGTCTGGGGCCCATCGACGTCCTGCGAGCGACACTCCCCGCGGGCACCGTCTCCGGGGCTCCGAAGGTCCGGGCGATGGAGATCATCGACGAGCTCGAACCGGTGAAGCGCGGCCCCTACGCCGGCGTGATCGGTTACTTCGACTTCTCTGGCAACCTCGACACCGCGATCACCATCCGCACCATGCTGATCTCCCCCGACGGCACCGCCAGCGTCCAGGCCGGCGCCGGGATCGTCGCGGACAGCGACCCGGCCGACGAGGACCTCGAGTGCCGCAACAAGGCCGCCGCGCTGCTGGCGGCGGTGCCCGGTGCGCGCCGCATCAGCGCGGCGAGAGCGGAGATGGCCGGTGCCTGAGCGTTACGCCGTCTGGCTCGACCGTGACGTGGTGGAGGTCGTGGGCGAGGAGTCGGGACCGTACCTGCAGGGCCAGCTCAGCCAGGACGTGATGGCCGTCGCCGACGGTGCGAGCGCGTGGTCGTGGGTTCTCTCACCGCAGGGAAAGGTGGACGCGCTGGCGCGGGTCACCCGCCTGTCACCGGAGCGCTGGTTGCTCGACACCGACGGAGGATGGGGCGAGGCGCTGGTGGCGCGGCTCAACCGGTTCAAGCTGCGGACGAAGGTGACGCTCGAAGCCCGCGATTGGAAGGTGCTCGGTTTGCGTGGCGAAGTGATCCACGTGGATTCGATCGCCCGTGCGGATCCGGCGTGGCCGGGCGTCGAAGGAGTCGACCTGATCGGTGACGATCTCTCGGTGCCCGAGGGATGGCAGCTGATGGACGGCGATGCCCACGAGGCGGAGCGCATACGTCTCGGGATGCCGAAGATGGGTGCCGAGCTCGACGAGCGGACGATCCCGGGCGAGACCGGGCTGGTGCCGAGGACCGTGAGCTTCACCAAGGGCTGCTACACCGGCCAGGAACTGGTCGCCCGGGTCGACTCTCGCGGCGGCAACGTGCCACGCCGGTTGGCCCGGCTGTCGTCCGATGCGAAGTTGCATGCCGGCTCAGCGCTGGTCACCGCCGGCGGAGGCTCCGCGGGCGTCCTGACCAGCGCGGCCGAGACGCCCGCCGGCACCTGGGTCGCCCTCGGGTACGTCAAACGCGGCGTCGATGTCGAAGCGCCCCTGTCGGTCGACCCCGGAGGGGCGACCATGACCTTCGCGGGACTGGTCGGTTGAGACGCCGGCGGAGCGCGCCGCTCGTCCTCGCCCTAGCCGCAGTGTCCGTGCTCGTCGCCGGAGGCTGCGGCGGCGTCGAGAGCCTGTCTTTTGGAAAACCTCCTCCGGCCAAGGCAGGCGCCGGCAATCAAGGACCGGCGCTTCCGGGCAACCTCGACGCGGTCGGCCAGGCACACGTCGCGGGCGCGACCACGACGACCGTCCCGCCGATCGGGCCCGGCAAAGCGAGCATCCTCGGAACGGTGTTCGGTCCCAACGGGCCCATCGGCGGCGCAACGGTCGAGGCGGACCGGCTCGTGGGCAACCAGGTGGCCACTACCACCGTCACCTCCGCCGCCGACGGCAGCTTCGTCATCGGGTCGATCCTCGGCGGGCGCTACCGGGTGCGAGCCTGGCAGTCGCCGACGCTCGCGTTGACCGAACCGCAGATCTTCTTCCTCGGCGACGCCGAGACGCACCAGGTTCAGCTGCACCTCGACTCCTACACCGGACCCGACGTGGCGACGTCGGTCAACCCGGGCGTCGCTGTCGTAGGCCAGCCCGTCAACCTCGTCGTCGAGGTCACCAACCCGACCGTTGACCGAAACGGCATCGTCCGTAACCAACCCGTGGCCGGCCTGCAGGTGACCCTCGCCAGCGCGGGATGGACGGTCTACAGCGGCAACCCTCAGACAACCGGATCGAACGGACAGGCGCTGTTCCAGCTGAGCTGCTCGAGCGCCGGCGACAACCCGCTGAGCGTGGAGATCGGCTCGGGCGCGCCGCAGCCGGTGTCCGTCCCCAGCTGTGTGGAGCCGACGACGACGACGCAGTGCACCCCCACCGGCAGCGGCAGCGGCGGCACGGGCGGATCCCCCGGCGTCACCACTACGACCACGCAACCCAACGGGGGCTGTTGAGGTGGCCGGGTAGGCTCGAACAGCCGTGGCCACCTACCTGGACCGAATCATCGCCTCGCACCGCGCCACCGCGGCCGACGACACGCGCGACGCCGTGGGGCTCGAGGCGGCGGCACGCTCGGCAGGTGCAGCACGTGGTTTCGAGTCGGCGCTTCGAGCTGGAGATCGCTTGGCCGTCATCGCGGAGGTGAAGCGCGCCAGCCCGAGCAAGGGACCGCTCAACCCCGGACTCGATCCCGCGGCGATCGCGCGGGCGTACGAGCGAGGTGGCGCCACGGCGCTGTCCGTTTTGACCGACACGGACTTCTTCGAAGGGTCGGAGGGCGACCTGCGTTCCGCGCGCGACGCGACCCTCTTGCCGGTCCTGCGCAAGGATTTCACCGTCAGCGCCCACGACGTCCTCGACGCGCGTGTCATGGGCGCCGACGCGATCCTGCTGATCGTCGCGGCGCTGTCCGACACTGAGCTGGCCGAGTTCCTCGGGCTCGCGCGATCGCTGGGTATGGACGCGCTCGTCGAGGTGCACGACGAGGCCGAGGCGTCCCGCGCGCTCTCCGCCGGCGCGACGTTGGTGGGCGTGAACCAGCGCGATCTGTTCACCTTCGAGGTGGACACCGGCCGGGCATCGCGTGTCGGCGCGTCGCTCCCGCGGGAAATATGCAGGGTCGCCGAATCGGGCATCCGCGGCCGCGACGACGTTGCGCGCCTCGCCGACGCCGGCTTCGACGCGGTGCTGGTCGGCGAGTCGCTCGTGCGCAGCGCCGACCCGGCGGCGGCCGTGGCCGACCTCGCCGGCGTGGCCCGCACCGCCGCCGGCGCCGCCCGGTCGCGCTGATGTTCGTCAAGGTCTGCGGGACCACATCGGAGGAGGACGCGCTCCTCGCGGTGGCGATGGGCGCCGACGCCGTCGGCTTCGTGTTCGCGCCTTCGCCCCGGCAGGTCGCGCCCCAGCACGTCGCCGACATCGTCAAGCGCCTGCCTCCCGAGATCATCGCCGTCGGTGTCTTCCGCGACGAGTCCCCGCAACGGGTTCTCGCGATCACGCAGATAGCCGGGTTGAAGGCGGTCCAGCTGCACGGCCACGAGGGACCAGAGGACTCCACCTGGCTGAGCACCCGCGTCCCGATGGTGATCCAGGCGTTCCCTGCGGCTGATCCCCGGGTGCGCAAGGCCGCCAACTACGGCGCCGGCGTCGTGCTGCTCGACGCGCCCAACCCCGGTTCGGGTGAGGTGTTCGACTGGTCGCTGGCGGCCGAGGTACCTCCCGGCCCGCTGCTCATGATCGCCGGCGGCCTCCACCCGGGAAACGTGTCGGCCGCCATCGCGCGCACCAAGCCGTGGGGCGTGGACGTCGTCACGGGTGTTGAACGCGAGCCGGGCAAGAAAGACCCGATCAAGCTGCGCGAATTCATAGCCGCGGCTCGGGCGGCGGCGGAGGAGATCGAACGCGAGCACGGGCCGATGCCCGCCCGCGCAGGCGCCGGCGGCGCCGGCTCCCCGGGCGAGGACGCGCCCGACAGCGCCCCCTACGACTGGCAGGAGGACGCTTGAGCGCTGTCCGGATGGGCGAGCCGGGACGGGGTGGACGCTTCGGGGATTTCGGGGGCCGGTACGTGCCGGAGTCGTTGGTGCCGGCGTGCCAGGAGTTGGAGGCGGCGTTTCGCACGGCTTGGGCCAGCGAGAGTTTCCGCCGGCGCTACGAGGCGCTTCTGCGCGACTACGCCGGCCGGCCGACACCGGTGACCGAATGCCGCCGGCTCTCCGAGGACCTCGGCGTGCGGGTTCTGCTCAAGCGGGAGGACCTGACCCACACCGGCTCGCACAAGATCAACAACGTGCTCGGCCAGGGACTCCTCACCCTCGAAATGGGCAAGGCGCGGATGGTCGCAGAGACCGGCGCCGGCCAGCACGGCGTGGCGTCGGCGACGGCGGCGGCCCTGTTCGGCCTGGAATGCGTCGTCTACATGGGAGAGGTCGACACCGAACGCCAGGCGCTCAACGTCTTTCGCATGGAGTTGCTCGGCGCCGAGGTGCGCCCCGTGCGC
This window contains:
- a CDS encoding carboxypeptidase-like regulatory domain-containing protein, with the protein product MRRRRSAPLVLALAAVSVLVAGGCGGVESLSFGKPPPAKAGAGNQGPALPGNLDAVGQAHVAGATTTTVPPIGPGKASILGTVFGPNGPIGGATVEADRLVGNQVATTTVTSAADGSFVIGSILGGRYRVRAWQSPTLALTEPQIFFLGDAETHQVQLHLDSYTGPDVATSVNPGVAVVGQPVNLVVEVTNPTVDRNGIVRNQPVAGLQVTLASAGWTVYSGNPQTTGSNGQALFQLSCSSAGDNPLSVEIGSGAPQPVSVPSCVEPTTTTQCTPTGSGSGGTGGSPGVTTTTTQPNGGC
- a CDS encoding phosphoribosylanthranilate isomerase, whose product is MFVKVCGTTSEEDALLAVAMGADAVGFVFAPSPRQVAPQHVADIVKRLPPEIIAVGVFRDESPQRVLAITQIAGLKAVQLHGHEGPEDSTWLSTRVPMVIQAFPAADPRVRKAANYGAGVVLLDAPNPGSGEVFDWSLAAEVPPGPLLMIAGGLHPGNVSAAIARTKPWGVDVVTGVEREPGKKDPIKLREFIAAARAAAEEIEREHGPMPARAGAGGAGSPGEDAPDSAPYDWQEDA
- a CDS encoding chorismate-binding protein; the encoded protein is MNGLSRDEFASLARDFTVVPVWRELLADLTTPVAAFARVAGGPGAGRAFLLESVEHAGRWGRWSFVGRRPLATLIARGGRIGVEGSLPRSVPLDQGVLRALEALLRECRSPVIEGLPPLHGGVVGYLGYDVVREVEHLPDPPPDESGFPDAILSVVGQVAAYDYWRQRVTLVDAVPIPEAARDDRAACDALYDEAVARLDAFASEGARPADEPLVVPPERDDELPEYRRRTSAEMFTKSVEVAKEHILAGDIFQVVLSQRFELDLGADPFDLYRSLRQVNPSPYMYFLRHPELCVVGSSPEPMVQLLSGKVISRPIAGTRRRGRTDEHDRKMAAELTEHPKERAEHVMLVDLARNDVGRVVRYGSEHVDELMTLERYSHVMHLTSQVSGSLREGLGPIDVLRATLPAGTVSGAPKVRAMEIIDELEPVKRGPYAGVIGYFDFSGNLDTAITIRTMLISPDGTASVQAGAGIVADSDPADEDLECRNKAAALLAAVPGARRISAARAEMAGA
- the trpC gene encoding indole-3-glycerol phosphate synthase TrpC, which gives rise to MATYLDRIIASHRATAADDTRDAVGLEAAARSAGAARGFESALRAGDRLAVIAEVKRASPSKGPLNPGLDPAAIARAYERGGATALSVLTDTDFFEGSEGDLRSARDATLLPVLRKDFTVSAHDVLDARVMGADAILLIVAALSDTELAEFLGLARSLGMDALVEVHDEAEASRALSAGATLVGVNQRDLFTFEVDTGRASRVGASLPREICRVAESGIRGRDDVARLADAGFDAVLVGESLVRSADPAAAVADLAGVARTAAGAARSR